A genome region from Plasmodium vivax chromosome 11, whole genome shotgun sequence includes the following:
- a CDS encoding hypothetical protein, conserved (encoded by transcript PVX_113405A) yields MYAKRCSGFLDAVETLLRKAASRSSFSSIVVKRLRGKPLNIDAVRRSNRRGDKYGEETRSSKYHLHEKEQQLPGQDPVEERNKRKRITKLCKLLSDNLKNGKYETYEKNLSYGLSVAENPIELSQLINSISKGGYYSKGVKEIYTKLVDKASAIFQNVPVMSISLILNSMLKLDVYNENFLFLFFKNVDQILDESNAVDLTILFHFYVNGMGRFSGSANPHWVMPPLGDASPGEQSQVLLNSFLRRLHSVVPSLQVHGISSVLRCVKKLVMGVAREGELGGRTLDGVKRLDHVETIHQGKNHPCESPTQGEANRNGHQNRESILELITQINSRLRNTFYEKMAQANTQQLCNILEDLQFFNLIDNDCYYDVLCRLKGSIQRGKELKDMDYVNVLNTIKSRNIKHHDLLPFCYFSFLFDSLKVEDFSHFHYDRVAELAKIIFYFKKVYHVNFCMNKMELFLDKNDTNLIESTSTMIYLLDEFCTIGKSSAVRGSLRGKLFSCVVHRVFGGGSGVNGGAKNLQGGSTLTLEESLLLTKAAEGLVSRKKEDYPSIANQVRRRSFFLINCDEEVSIPFEHLDRYVQNVLYKISLLGKVRYRDAPLFLHLLKCCLLCSVHFSLKDILLLLRGLYHCLYFFTKENYVLLENVLNYLSALTVLQCRLVGRRKERARYRADVEKIMNRSGVDKIMNRSGEDKIMNRSGADRLLNCSDADQLLNRSGSLLSSENATGGMVDQMGCSELSEAYRKIERVLETNWAYLSGGGDEGVDASDKVATLEEEVNSSGRVVTLEEGGILSNSRRTKICPGDCCTLLYYLQRLGYVNKGVVRVVLSNLYDHVHALKSEQILKLVRGLSIIRNVDTEFSSFNSVFKRILLRFVGSHRGGAEVTRAEAKRAEVKTEEVNTAELKTDEPIKLLYLVSKLSIKVDHRNALIRKYLLVFLERQLGEGSMGVPQLELLMRSFKNMYPYRYVCLLECCLRAVSQALRGGVPTEQQRSRSRESSCNRLGGESVEGAARPPLSLPLPLPFLKSYFSVVPLLINPATNIHCGVNDLYMRTSRELLDQLYEQIKADAKLKEEFIPVLVTFVNLSFRDIPFVERYPNLMIGIFQMKQLIPPEQFFFFLLNVKFFGTQKGHAEVDSLLQNVGSLVEAHLGESLQWEGGKSSPLIGAPPPPHDFTFDRKKLVLLDTEDDNEMEIISREYNHIDPAEVHTRGERPTEKRSPHRSDCHEHEDPSKERSKRSKAAHHEFEIILKKYAYCQNSQKDKIEITKNVRMFSQNVKYVDLKKKIIFEFLEEENYFKEVDDASIEVLPFVYLRLFFWRKLNYSLVIMPFYEWHMCYGRLERVKAIFQKLLNVARDADSYLLETGKSRAFASVGRYE; encoded by the coding sequence ATGTATGCAAAAAGGTGTAGCGGCTTTTTGGACGCCGTGGAGACGCTCCTGCGTAAGGCCGCATCCCGCAGCAGCTTCAGCTCCATTGTTGTGAAGAGGCTTCGGGGAAAGCCACTGAACATTGACGCTGTGAGGAGGAGCAACAGAAGGGGGGACAAATACGGAGAGGAGACACGAAGTAGTAAATATCATCTCCACGAAAAAGAGCAACAACTTCCTGGGCAGGACCCAGTAGAGGAAagaaacaaaaggaaaagaataacCAAGCTGTGTAAATTGCTAAGcgataatttgaaaaatgggaaatatgAAACGTACGAGAAGAACCTAAGTTATGGATTATCTGTGGCTGAAAATCCAATCGAATTGTCGCAGCTGATTAACTCAATCAGTAAAGGGGGGTACTACAGTAAGGGGGTGAAGGAAATTTACACAAAACTGGTGGACAAAGCTTCGGCCATCTTCCAGAATGTCCCCGTGATGAGCATAAGCTTAATTTTGAATAGCATGCTAAAGTTGGACGTATACAATGAgaactttttgtttttatttttcaaaaatgtggacCAAATTTTGGATGAAAGTAATGCGGTTGATTTGACcatcctttttcatttttacgtcAACGGGATGGGGCGCTTTAGCGGAAGTGCTAATCCTCACTGGGTTATGCCACCTCTCGGAGATGCCTCCCCAGGTGAGCAAAGCCAAGTGTTGCTGAACTCATTTTTGAGAAGACTGCACAGCGTGGTGCCATCTTTACAGGTGCACGGCATATCGTCTGTACTGCGATGTGTTAAGAAGTTGGTGATGGGGGTGGCGAGGGAAGGCGAACTGGGTGGGAGAACACTCGAtggggttaagcggttagaCCACGTGGAGACCATTCACCAGGGGAAGAATCACCCCTGTGAGTCCCCCACACAAGGAGAAGCCAACCGGAATGGCCACCAAAACAGGGAGTCAATTTTGGAGCTAATCACGCAAATAAACTCCCGCCTTAGAAATAccttttacgaaaaaatggcCCAGGCGAATACACAGCAGCTTTGCAACATTTTAGAAGacttgcaattttttaacctcaTCGATAATGACTGTTACTATGATGTGTTGTGCAGATTAAAAGGGTCCATACAACGAGGGAAGGAACTGAAGGATATGGACTATGTGAATGTCCTAAACACTATCAAGAGTAGGAATATAAAGCACCACGATTTGTTGcccttttgttatttttcatttctgttTGACTCGCTGAAGGTGGAGgacttttctcattttcacTACGACCGTGTGGctgagctagccaaaattattttttattttaaaaaggtttatCATGTGAACTTTTGCATGAACAAGATGGAATTATTTTTGGATAAGAACGACACCAACTTGATCGAGTCCACCTCCACGATGATTTATTTGTTGGACGAGTTTTGCACAATTGGTAAAAGCTCTGCAGTGAGGGGGTCCTTGAGGGGGAAGTTGTTTTCCTGCGTTGTGCATCGCGTCTTTGGtgggggtagcggcgtgAACGGCGGTGCTAAGAACCTGCAAGGAGGAAGCACCCTAACCCTGGAGGAGTCGCTCCTCCTGACCAAAGCAGCGGAAGGGCTTGTTAgccgcaaaaaggaggactACCCCAGCATCGCTAACCAAgtgagaaggagaagcttcTTCCTAATCAACTGTGATGAGGAAGTTTCTATCCCATTTGAACACCTCGATAGGTACGTCCAAAATGTGCTGTACAAGATTTCTCTTCTAGGCAAGGTTAGATATAGAgatgcccccctttttctgcacCTGCTGAAGTGCTGCCTGCTCTGCTCAGTGCACTTCTCCCTTAAGGacattttgctcctcctgaGGGGGCTGTACCACTGCCTTTACTTTTTTACGAAGGAGAATTACGTCCTTTTGGAGAATGTGCTGAATTATTTGAGCGCCCTGACGGTGCTGCAGTGTCGGTTGGTGGGCAGGAGGAAGGAGCGCGCGCGTTATCGCGCAgatgtggaaaaaattatgaaccgttcaggggtggacaaaattatgaaccgttcaggggaggacaaaattatgaaccgttcagggGCGGACAGACTTCTGAACTGCTCAGACGCGGACCAACTTCTGAACCGCTCAGGCAGCTTGCTCAGCAGTGAAAATGCCACGGGGGGGATGGTTGACCAAATGGGGTGCAGCGAGTTGAGCGAGGCGTACAGGAAGATCGAGCGGGTGCTGGAGACGAACTGGGCATACCTGAGTGGGGGAGGCGACGAGGGGGTAGACGCTTCAGATAAGGTTGCTACCCTAGAGGAGGAGGTTAACTCTTCAGGTAGGGTTGTTACCCTAGAGGAGGGGGGCATCCTCTCCAACAGCAGGCGAACAAAAATATGCCCAGGAGATTGCTGCACCTTGTTGTACTATTTGCAGAGGTTAGGTTACGTGAACAAGGGGGTCGTTCGAGTGGTCCTGTCCAACCTGTATGACCATGTGCATGCGTTGAAGAGCGAGCAGATTCTTAAGCTGGTCAGGGGGCTCAGCATTATCCGCAACGTAGACACGGAGTTCAGCTCCTTCAATTCGGTTTTTAAAAGGATTTTACTTCGGTTTGTGGGGTCTcaccgggggggggcagaagTGACGAGGGCAGAAGCGAAGAGGGCAGAAGTGAAGACCGAAGAAGTGAACACCGCTGAGCTGAAGACGGACGAACCGATCAAGCTGCTGTACCTAGTGAGCAAGCTCTCCATAAAGGTGGACCACAGGAATGCCCTCATAAGGAAATACCTGCTGGTTTTCCTGGAGCGTCAGTTGGGGGAGGGCTCCATGGGCGTTCCTCAGCTGGAGCTCTTGATGAGgagctttaaaaatatgtacccCTACCGGTACGTGTGTTTGTTGGAGTGCTGCTTGAGAGCGGTCAGCCAGGCGCTCCGGGGGGGGGTACCAACCGAACAGCAGCGCAGCAGATCACGCGAATCGTCGTGCAACCGATTGGGTGGCGAATCAGTTGAAGGAGCGGCGCGACCCCCATTGTCACTGCCCTTGCCGCTCCCCTTCCTGAAGAGCTACTTCTCCGTCGTGCCGCTGCTAATCAACCCAGCCACCAACATCCACTGCGGCGTGAACGACCTGTACATGCGCACAAGTCGGGAGCTCCTCGACCAGCTGTACGAGCAGATCAAAGCTGACGCAAAACTCAAAGAGGAGTTCATCCCCGTGCTGGTAACTTTTGTAAATCTCTCCTTCCGGGACATCCCCTTTGTGGAGAGGTACCCCAACTTGATGATCGGCATTTTCCAGATGAAGCAGTTGATTCCTCCGGagcagtttttcttttttctgttgaATGTGAAATTTTTTGGGACGCAGAAGGGTCACGCCGAGGTGGACTCGCTGCTGCAAAACGTGGGCAGCCTTGTGGAGGCCCACCTGGGGGAGTCGCTACAatgggaaggggggaaatcaTCACCATTAATaggggcacccccccctccaCACGACTTCACCTTTGACAGGAAGAAGCTCGTCCTCCTGGACACGGAAGATGATAACGAGATGGAGATCATCTCTCGGGAGTACAACCATATAGACCCCGCCGAGGTGCACACACGAGGGGAACGACCGACGGAGAAAAGAAGTCCTCATCGTTCGGACTGCCACGAGCATGAGGACCCCTCCAAGGAACGCAGCAAGCGAAGCAAGGCAGCCCACCACGAATTTGaaatcattttgaagaaatatgCCTACTGTCAAAACAGCCAGAAGGACAAAATAGAAATTACGAAGAACGTACGGATGTTTTcccaaaatgttaaatatgtggacttgaaaaagaaaattatttttgaatttttggaagaggagaattattttaaagaagTGGATGATGCCTCCATCGAGGTTTTACCGTTTGTTTAtttgcgtttatttttttggaggaaaTTAAATTACAGCTTAGTGATTATGCCCTTTTACGAGTGGCACATGTGTTATGGCCGCCTTGAGAGGGTCAAGGCCATTTTTCAGAAGCTGCTAAACGTGGCCCGCGACGCCGATTCGTACTTGCTCGAGACGGGGAAGTCTCGCGCGTTTGCTTCCGTCGGGCGATACGAGTGA
- a CDS encoding 50S ribosomal subunit L24, putative (encoded by transcript PVX_113415A): MLCHNVASKVSELLLNRMNCPFLQNVQVRNHKIIKPRNIIKLWKINKGDEVKVISGKDKGKIGEVLSCDKFRNMVKVKGCNLRKIYLDNKFVYIEKKIHYSNVQLIDDFLKTNTKVCIRYTDDNQVIRISKKSGIVIPWPSKTNKEDEFDDVEENPLDTPPQEALKKTYDYKADVKFMNILRQTVNKYNRELS; this comes from the coding sequence atgcttTGCCACAACGTTGCGAGCAAGGTGAGCGAACTCCTCCTTAACCGGATGAACTGCCCCTTTCTGCAAAATGTACAAGTAAGAAACCATAAAATTATCAAACCCAGAAACATCATCAAGCTATGGAAAATTAACAAAGGGGACGAAGTGAAGGTGATATCGGGAAAGGATAAGGGCAAAATAGGGGAGGTACTAAGTTGTGATAAATTCCGGAACATGGTTAAGGTAAAAGGATGCAATTTGAGAAAAATCTACCTCgataataaatttgtttatatcgaaaaaaaaatccattaTTCGAATGTCCAACTGATTGATGATTTTTTGAAGACAAACACCAAGGTGTGCATTAGGTACACGGATGACAATCAGGTTATACGGATATCGAAAAAGTCCGGAATTGTCATTCCGTGGCCCTCCAAGACGAACAAAGAGGACGAGTTTGACGATGTGGAGGAAAATCCCCTCGATACGCCACCGCAGGAGGCCCTCAAAAAGACGTACGACTACAAGGCCGATGTGAAGTTCATGAATATATTGCGCCAGACGGTTAACAAATACAACAGGGAACTGTCCTAG
- a CDS encoding glyoxalase I, putative (encoded by transcript PVX_113400A; Apicoplast targeted protein. Curated by Stuart Ralph, Walter and Eliza Hall Institute of Medical Research, Australia.), translating into MAKVSWMKRALLWSALLCFKGYHFLKLPRSSSYSFLTSSNIVGKEVKKTGEPHRNRRLKCRVEGIEYTVRDVDHSIEFYKNVLGFQVREKGEGFVKMALGPEEAYIKLVQKGEQQDMTVGEHSFLGLGVNLEEFQISKTKIYGGNVEEGIDKRPITACILPDEDAQIRRFATNCFVTDPDGYGIEVVLQGKGSKLDRIRFFTTSTKDSQRFYADILGMELIRIQSHLEEISYPWSVYGGMSYFFSSGRNATVLQMAYAYDEDKLHMGNSLGNLILSFDDLAPVEQRLRENGIQLGESHGGWVVKDLDGYSVRLKSDK; encoded by the exons ATGGCAAAGGTCTCCTGGATGAAGCGCGCCCTCCTTTGGTCAGCCCTGCTCTGCTTTAAGGGTTACCACTTTTTGAAATTGCCAAGGAGTTCGTCTTATTCCTTCCTGACCAGCAGCAACATCGTCGGGaaggaggttaaaaaaacGGGTGAACCACACCGAAATAGGAGGCTGAAATGCAGAGTGGAGGGCATAGAGTACACAGTCCGTGATGTGGACCACTCGATCgagttttacaaaaatgtgctgGGTTTTCAAGTGCGCGAGAAGGGCGAGGGTTTCGTGAAAATGGCCTTAGGCCCGGAAGAGGCTTACATAAAGCTagtgcaaaagggggagcagcaggacATGACTGTAGGAGAG CACTCCTTCCTGGGGCTGGGCGTAAACTTAGAAGAGTTCCAAATAAGCAAAACGAAAATCTACGGAGGCAACGTGGAGGAGGGGATAGACAAAAGGCCGATCACGGCGTGCATACTGCCGGACGAGGAC GCGCAAATTAGACGGTTCGCAACAAACTGCTTCGTGACGGACCCGGACGGCTACGGAATCGAGGTGGTGCTGCAGGGGAAAGGCAGCAAACTGGACAGG ATACGCTTCTTTACCACGTCGACGAAGGATTCGCAAAGGTTTTACGCGGACATTTTAGGAATGGAG CTGATAAGGATACAGAGCCACTTGGAAGAAATTTCCTACCCCTGGAGTGTGTACGGCGGGATGAgctacttcttctcctcggGAAGGAACGCGACGGTGCTGCAGATGGCGTATGCCTACGATGAGGATAAG CTACACATGGGAAATTCCCTTggaaatttaattttgagTTTCGACGACTTGGCCCCCGTGGAGCAGAGGCTGCGGGAAAATGGCATACAACTGGGGGAGTCGCACGGCGGCTGGGTGGTCAAGGATCTGGACGGGTACAGCGTTCGTTTGAAGAGCGACAagtga
- a CDS encoding helicase, putative (encoded by transcript PVX_113395A), which produces MKRQPPRASPLAGGANRCPTKRRSKYFLKASRKTPRQESTPSQRTHAGGAGDYAIPVSTSLYNSTILRGKLAGRGATRGVVEEDEAGLSDDTPLERDQTRPQSGSPPPEGDTSLKLKFRRIISTYHTFTNLMRKLKLSNEQLGGHANCSTCSSGSIIVKEGMYGNYFECTQCHERISKRRVEDSLYNEREKLFLQNKKRISFEMETTHSYRIHHFGNTSFAKEFNQMVSDVIKEIITDLRELKRDRVQYRDIIKYIYRINTSGDWSEWSRWAEVTRFRSARKASQGESHSVFRPTWRCNFSLIRRRYAALLRKRGYAKVKPSGGKEKAEKGEEAEEVAGKEAQNEAEKEASKEAAKEAAKEAAKLLFLYNSKFAKRVEKRRKKNSHSFETLIDRYTQWCINGRDFFDELKYLPLTWKPRRDYIQSGIFPFHLSKDMEEEASFGRLSVNNNNYLCGCVFDLCSYPLMLRYFIFRLYSHCFVYEIPSCVFHFFGHVYPRVRQETRVQKFFLKWRFSSVMRMACAKERHQSDGGPLHRADSPHPAETAKKVGAIESPVACPPEYSSQEDNRITRLYNLDELAKSSYLFSRAELRAHILRHHYAKGKQKVRREIWGEIKNSCLEEIKKRLPRRIQKVILPYQLQSVYFFKEKNGRILIGDEMGLGKTLQAICIFHFFRLYPTLIVTPSSLKLNWACEIEKFLPALDPSKVLVVGGSNDFPRGARLYRIIIVSFELYKKLAHLLNEINFKLVIVDESHFIRTVHYGKQSQLAKTIKGTLKKTKRVIFLSGTPSINRPINIYHQIKYLINSKRLFCKNKITFGEEFCKKYFCRGQKIFEENLRSWEFHLFLKKTVMIRRSISEVFTSNFPHLKRFFVYLPHGDYTIGSGNPVNSWSPPRCTPSGEENALQSVGRDSKEGTQSVAPDFTPPNRKTLSEFFQVKIKSKKVEEGLSKVIHSMKYMEEHFPGKKKIIFCYHLTVCKCIEEELLKMIKRKKQTEQVIIDYVVLKGSLSEKEKREKIQFFRMNDTCQYGIFTICAVSHGLDFTFCHLCFFLEFPVNFFHLQQCESRLFRKNQQFDTYVFYFLLKNGLGSDYKTWRRFTLCAHSTRSIVDGTEFVAKDLLYENVSGDVPLLSGQSGSRGSGEPSRRVYSPEEPNGHPPNELSGQPNNKLSGQLNNELKGQPQNVRTARKRKFLFQINTLTNRIHAYDQNKKTNFPVEHLANGVGDHKSGTLLKKCAAKFLQNYNKLSTNEKKLIEKKKCDMHISLLRHLRDGENETKPLKFERYIKNFAARDKTYVKTYLKNSFKGKLQVFYYQEYDEKRNAVKCLHCKSELPPCTSAIVGEYNVMKYLQDHSDSATIEKFHHEFETIKLQSCNVKNIFICDESNMFCEGKCRKFYFLKKSSNSIRRLIYERDKGVCNICKLDCTNLIRQIKNQKYFPINEKIDYFIKRYPLFIEDINHLTHILEKPMEGHIWNVDHILPVFRGGGEASFDNLQTLCTFCHKKKTKDDFKKRAERGNPVESAPPG; this is translated from the exons ATGAAGCGCCAACCCCCGCGGGCATCGCCACTCGCAGGCGGCGCCAACCGCTGCCCCACGAAGAGGCGCAGCAAGTACTTTTTGAAAGCGAGCAGAAAGACCCCCAGGCAGGAAAGCACCCCCTCGCAAAGGACACACGCGGGGGGAGCAGGGGACTACGCCATCCCCGTCTCGACGAGTCTGTACAACTCGACCATTCTGCGTGGGAAGCTCGCTGGTAGGGGAGCAACACGGGGGGTAgtagaagaagatgaagcgGGACTGTCCGATGATACCCCCCTCGAAAGGGATCAGACGCGGCCTCAAAGTGGCagccccccccctgagggGGATACTTCTTTAAAGCTGAAATTTCGCAGGATAATCTCCACCTACCACACCTTCACCAACCTGATGAGGAAGCTAAAGTTAAGCAACGAACAACTGGGGGGGCATGCCAACTGCTCCACATGCAGTAGCGGCTCAATAATTGTGAAGGAGGGGATGTATGGGAACTACTTCGAATGCACACAGTGCCACGAGAGGATTTCCAAAAGGAGAGTAGAGGACTCCTTGTATAATGAAAGAGAGAAATTATTccttcaaaataaaaaaagaatctcCTTCGAAATGGAAACGACCCACTCCTACCGCATTCACCACTTTGGGAACACCAGCTTTGCCAAGGAGTTTAACCAAATGGTAAGCGACGtaataaaagaaatcatCACCGACTTGAGGGAGCTAAAAAGAGATAGAGTGCAATATAGGGACATTATAAAGTACATTTACAGGATCAACACATCTGGCGATTGGTCCGAATGGTCTAGATGGGCCGAAGTGACACGTTTCCGTTCTGCGAGGAAAGCATCCCAGGGGGAGTCCCACTCCGTCTTCAGGCCCACTTGGAGGTGCAACTTTTCGCTCATCCGAAGGAGGTATGCAGCCCTCCTCAGGAAGAGGGGCTACGCGAAGGTGAAGCCCagcggggggaaagaaaaagcagaaaaaggagaagaggcaGAAGAAGTGGCAGGAAAAGAGGCACAGAACGAAGCCGAAAAAGAGGCATCAAAAGAGGCAGCAAAAGAGGCAGCAAAAGAGGCAGCGAAACTACTCTTCCTGTACAACTCCAAATTTGCAAAGCgcgtggaaaaaagaagaaaaaaaaacagccattCATTTGAAACCCTAATTGACAGGTACACCCAGTGGTGCATAAACGGACGCGACTTTTTCGATGAGCTCAAGTACCTGCCGCTGACTTGGAAACCCAGGAGGGACTACATACAGAGCGGCATCTTCCCCTTCCACCTTTCGAAAGATATGGAGGAGGAAGCCTCCTTCGGAAGACTCAGCGTTAACAATAATAACTACCTCTGCGGGTGTGTCTTCGACCTCTGCTCCTACCCTTTAATGCTGCGTTATTTTATCTTCCGTTTATACAGCCACTGCTTTGTTTATGAAATCCCCAGCTGcgtcttccacttctttgGACACGTCTACCCGAGGGTGCGCCAGGAAACACGTGTgcagaagttttttttaaaatggagaTTCTCCAGCGTTATGCGGATGGCCTGCGCGAAGGAGCGGCACCAATCGGATGGGGGGCCTCTCCACCGAGCGGATTCACCACACCCTGCTGAGACTGCTAAAAAAGTAGGGGCAATAGAATCGCCCGTTGCATGCCCCCCCGAGTACTCCTCCCAAGAAGACAACCGAATAACCAGATTGTACAATTTGgacgagctagccaaatcGTCCTACCTCTTCAGCCGAGCGGAACTGAGAGCTCACATACTGAGACACCACTACGCgaaaggaaagcaaaaggtTAGGAGAGAAATTTGgggcgaaattaaaaatagctgccttgaagaaataaaaaagaggcTCCCCAGGAGGATTCAAAAGGTGATTCTACCGTACCAACTACAATCGGTGTACTTCTTTAAAGAGAAGAATGGGAGGATATTAATAGGAGACGAAATGGGACTAGGCAAAACGCTGCAGGccatttgtattttccacttttttcgGCTTTACCCCACCCTCATTGTGACTCCGTCGTCTCTGAAGCTTAACTGGGCCTGCGAGATTGAGAAGTTCCTGCCTGCGTTGGACCCCTCCAAGGTGCTCGTGGTTGGGGGGTCGAACGACTTCCCGAGGGGGGCCCGCCTGTACAG AATCATCATCGTCTCCTTCGAGCTGTACAAAAAGCTGGCCCACCTGCTAAACGAAATAAACTTCAAACTAGTTATCGTAGACGAAAGCCACTTCATAAGGACGGTGCACTACGGGAAGCAAAgtcagctagccaaaacgATCAAAGGGACCCttaaaaagacaaaaagggTCATCTTCCTGAGCGGAACCCCCTCCATAAACAGACCCATCAATATATACCACCAAATTAAGTACCTCATAAACAGCAAAAGGCTCTtctgcaaaaataaaatcaccTTTGGGGAAGAAttctgcaaaaaatatttctgcaGAGGGCAAAAGATATTCGAAGAGAATTTACGCTCCTGGGAATTCCACctcttcttaaaaaaaacggtcATGATAAGGCGCTCCATTTCGGAGGTCTTTACGTCCAACTTTCCACACTTGAAGAGATTCTTCGTCTACCTTCCACATGGGGATTACACCATAGGCAGTGGTAACCCCGTCAATTCGTGGTCCCCCCCCAGGTGTACCCCAagtggggaagaaaatgcCCTCCAAAGTGTCGGGAGGGACTCAAAAGAGGGGACCCAGTCGGTTGCCCCAGACTTCACTCCCCCCAACAGAAAAACACTGAGCGAGTTTTTTCAAGTCAAGATTAAATCCAAAAAGGTAGAGGAGGGACTCTCCAAAGTGATTCATTCGATGAAATACATGGAGGAACATTtcccaggaaaaaaaaaaatcattttttgctaCCACCTAACTGTGTGCAAGTGCATTGAAGAGGAGTTgctaaaaatgataaaaagaaaaaaacaaactgaaCAAGTCATTATAGACTACGTTGTACTAAAGGGCAGTTtaagcgaaaaggaaaagagagaaaaaatacaattctTTCGCATGAACGACACATGTCAGTATGGCATTTTCACCATCTGCGCAGTTAGCCATGGACTAGACTTCACCTTCTGCCACTTGTGTTTTTTCCTAGAATTTCCTGTAAACTTCTTTCACCTGCAACAATGCGAAAGCAGACTGTTTAGGAAGAACCAGCAATTCGACACGTAcgttttttacttcctctTGAAAAATGGCTTAGGGAGTGACTACAAAACGTGGAGGAGGTTCACTCTCTGTGCACATAGCACTCGCTCGATCGTCGACGGCACGGAGTTTGTTGCCAAGGATCTCCTTTATGAGAACGTTTCGGGGGACGTTCCTCTGCTGAGCGGTCAGAGTGGGTCACGTGGGAGTGGCGAGCCTTCCCGAAGGGTTTACTCCCCGGAGGAGCCAAACGGCCACCCCCCCAACGAATTGAGCGGCCAACCGAACAACAAATTGAGTGGTCAGCTTAACAACGAACTGAAGGGCCAACCGCAAAACGTGCGAACCGCCCGGAAACGAAAATTCCTCTTCCAAATAAACACCCTCACAAACCGAATCCACGCGTACGACCAAAACAAGAAGACCAACTTTCCCGTGGAGCACTTGGCCAACGGTGTGGGGGACCACAAATCAGGGACGCTTCTCAAAAAATGCGCGGcgaaatttttgcaaaactacAACAAACTAAGCACGAACGAAAAGAAGTTaattgaaaagaaaaaatgcgaCATGCACATATCGCTGCTTCGCCATTTGCGGGATGGAGAAAATGAAACGAAGCCCCTAAAATTTGAGAGGTACATAAAAAACTTCGCCGCACGCGATAAGACATACGTGAAGACGTACCTTAAAAACAGCTTCAAGGGGAAACTCCAAGTCTTCTATTACCAAGAGTATGACGAAAAGAGAAACGCAGTTAAATGTCTACACTGTAAAAGTGAGTTGCCCCCTTGTACCAGTGCCATAGTAGGCGAATACAACGtaatgaaatatttgcaGGACCACTCGGACAGCGCCACGATCGAGAAATTTCATCACGAATTTGAAACGATTAAATTGCAAAGTtgtaatgttaaaaatattttcatatgtgATGAGAGCAATATGTTTTGCGAGGGCAAGTGCagaaagttttattttttaaaaaaaagttccaaCAGTATACGCAGATTAATTTACGAAAGAGATAAAGGCGTTTGTAACATTTGCAAATTGGATTGCACAAACTTAATTagacaaattaaaaatcaaaaataCTTTCCaattaacgaaaaaattgattattttattaaaagatATCCTCTATTTATTGAAGATATTAATCATCTCACCCATATACTTGAGAAACCAATGGAGGGACACATCTGGAACGTGGACCACATCTTGCCTGTTTTCAGGGGGGGCGGAGAGGCCTCCTTTGACAACCTGCAGACTTTGTGTACCTTCTGccataagaaaaaaacaaaggacGATTTTAAGAAGAGGGCGGAGCGGGGTAATCCTGTGGAGAGCGCCCCTCCAGGATGA
- a CDS encoding hypothetical protein, conserved (encoded by transcript PVX_113410A) yields MDKLKNLLFVKNGNFSNAQIKLLAFTSLSMLVLMVTGDGLQTPLGYIRNVKRDLQKEAQESEESMEKKLLNELGHTTYHEWKKAGIIPSDDEKK; encoded by the exons ATggataaattgaaaaaccTGCTTTTCGTGAAAAACGGGAACTTTTCG AACGCGCAGATCAAGCTGCTGGCCTTCACATCTCTCAGCATGCTGGTGCTAATGGTGACCGGCGACGGCCTCCAGACCCCCCTGGGCTACATCCGAAACGTCAAGCGGGACCTGCAAAAGGAGGCGCAAGAGTCGGAGGAATCGATGGAAAAGAAGCTGCTCAACGAATTGGGACACACCAC CTACCACGAATGGAAGAAGGCTGGCATCATTCCGTCGGACGATGAAAAGAAGTGA